In a single window of the Rhineura floridana isolate rRhiFlo1 chromosome 3, rRhiFlo1.hap2, whole genome shotgun sequence genome:
- the LOC133382409 gene encoding uncharacterized protein LOC133382409 isoform X1 produces the protein MYPVKTRSPSPSPFTMALLQDETYKSSVKEHLEAGMQELVILAGLLLLPWSNEEATCAKTRDHISKASNHFSESEQKLESRLQLLDSQLEALIAMKKFMEDDLQEKKGNLADLRTQIVALKEGQKKSQEMLETADLHLENTKEQLRLAHEEMAKNHAGRGIGLRLMVLPGLGSLIGAGMVVGYQVALDSAENLVNEAQQAVDLYASEIAGYSDEIAHFSQKEQEVQAEINSTDQRIPQIQAQCDELLVLQRDVTAQQSWIRKCLSLLDLLAGKIHAAEVMSSHACVPESLMDILEEIAGVVGGKDWAFHADKELQTSVLEISKAVNSLRARAGKSMPIDG, from the exons ATGTATCCTGTCAAGACGCGAT CTCCAAGTCCATCCCCGTTCACCATGGCTCTTTTGCAAGATGAGACTTATAAGTCATCTGTCAAGGAACACTTGGAGGCAGGAATGCAGGAGCTGGTGATCCTCGCTGGGCTTCTGCTCCTTCCATGGTCAAATGAGGAGGCAACCTGTGCTAAAACCCGTGATCACATCAGCAAAGCATCCAACCATTTTTCTGAGTCTGAACAGAAGCTAGAATCTCGCCTGCAGCTACTTGATTCCCAGTTGGAGGCCTTAATAGCAATGAagaaattcatggaagatgaTCTGCAGGAGAAGAAGGGGAACTTGGCCGACCTGAGAACCCAGATTGTGGCCCTCAAGGAAGGCCAGAAGAAGTCCCAGGaaatgctggaaactgcagactTGCATCTGGAAAACACAAAGGAGCAGCTGAGATTGGCTCATGAGGAAATGGCAAAGAACCATGCGGGACGGGGAATTGGCCTCCGGTTGATGGTCCTGCCAGGGCTTGGGTCACTCATTG GAGCTGGCATGGTTGTCGGTTATCAGGTGGCCCTGGACTCAGCTGAGAATCTAGTCAATGAGGCCCAACAGGCAGTGGACCTCTACGCATCAGAAATAGCTGGTTACAGTGATGAGATTGCACACTTCTCCCAAAAGGAACAGGAGGTGCAAGCCGAGATAAATTCCACAGATCAGAGGATCCCCCAGATTCAAGCGCAGTGTGATGAGCTGCTTGTTCTCCAGAGGGACGTAACAGCGCAGCAGTCCTGGATCAGAAAATGCCTTTCCCTGTTGGATCTATTGGCAGGCAAGATTCACGCAGCTGAAGTCATGTCCAGCCATGCCTGTGTCCCTGAGTCGCTGATGGACATCTTAGAGGAAATTGCAGGAGTGGTGGGCGGGAAGGATTGGGCATTCCATGCTGATAAAGAACTCCAGACTTCAGTTCTGGAAATCAGCAAAGCTGTGAATTCTTTGAGAGCCAGGGCAGGAAAGAGCATGCCCATTGATGGCTGA
- the LOC133382409 gene encoding uncharacterized protein LOC133382409 isoform X2 — MALLQDETYKSSVKEHLEAGMQELVILAGLLLLPWSNEEATCAKTRDHISKASNHFSESEQKLESRLQLLDSQLEALIAMKKFMEDDLQEKKGNLADLRTQIVALKEGQKKSQEMLETADLHLENTKEQLRLAHEEMAKNHAGRGIGLRLMVLPGLGSLIGAGMVVGYQVALDSAENLVNEAQQAVDLYASEIAGYSDEIAHFSQKEQEVQAEINSTDQRIPQIQAQCDELLVLQRDVTAQQSWIRKCLSLLDLLAGKIHAAEVMSSHACVPESLMDILEEIAGVVGGKDWAFHADKELQTSVLEISKAVNSLRARAGKSMPIDG, encoded by the exons ATGGCTCTTTTGCAAGATGAGACTTATAAGTCATCTGTCAAGGAACACTTGGAGGCAGGAATGCAGGAGCTGGTGATCCTCGCTGGGCTTCTGCTCCTTCCATGGTCAAATGAGGAGGCAACCTGTGCTAAAACCCGTGATCACATCAGCAAAGCATCCAACCATTTTTCTGAGTCTGAACAGAAGCTAGAATCTCGCCTGCAGCTACTTGATTCCCAGTTGGAGGCCTTAATAGCAATGAagaaattcatggaagatgaTCTGCAGGAGAAGAAGGGGAACTTGGCCGACCTGAGAACCCAGATTGTGGCCCTCAAGGAAGGCCAGAAGAAGTCCCAGGaaatgctggaaactgcagactTGCATCTGGAAAACACAAAGGAGCAGCTGAGATTGGCTCATGAGGAAATGGCAAAGAACCATGCGGGACGGGGAATTGGCCTCCGGTTGATGGTCCTGCCAGGGCTTGGGTCACTCATTG GAGCTGGCATGGTTGTCGGTTATCAGGTGGCCCTGGACTCAGCTGAGAATCTAGTCAATGAGGCCCAACAGGCAGTGGACCTCTACGCATCAGAAATAGCTGGTTACAGTGATGAGATTGCACACTTCTCCCAAAAGGAACAGGAGGTGCAAGCCGAGATAAATTCCACAGATCAGAGGATCCCCCAGATTCAAGCGCAGTGTGATGAGCTGCTTGTTCTCCAGAGGGACGTAACAGCGCAGCAGTCCTGGATCAGAAAATGCCTTTCCCTGTTGGATCTATTGGCAGGCAAGATTCACGCAGCTGAAGTCATGTCCAGCCATGCCTGTGTCCCTGAGTCGCTGATGGACATCTTAGAGGAAATTGCAGGAGTGGTGGGCGGGAAGGATTGGGCATTCCATGCTGATAAAGAACTCCAGACTTCAGTTCTGGAAATCAGCAAAGCTGTGAATTCTTTGAGAGCCAGGGCAGGAAAGAGCATGCCCATTGATGGCTGA